One region of Polaribacter pectinis genomic DNA includes:
- a CDS encoding GEVED domain-containing protein has protein sequence MKKVLLLIVLSIFAFSCNQQSKKELIFLNKNAYDYPVWQDMLTQDKVKFSDVILAFKAYRSNNIVDKETLEHFEKFEKRIKPTLDSDGYLFSESAKYKRLEAYRNATKNLDQQSTITNSLSSATSISFGVPNNASLGKWKNIGPFGDPDVKWSATGNGSLEHVEFHPTNPAEMYVSARNGGLWKTTNYGKNWTPMTDHFATDNVSCLSISKKDPTIFYMGAGEDKKVWYSSDSGSTWEDRSTGIAGTIYGLYSAPDDETKVLAATTEGIYLTTNSGTSWTQKVAGRYLDIRLTDNWDLIVATTDNNNDATGYKDFFFSKDEGVTFTEQTVTTAIDKINRFFLAIHKPTSGATQVFAYGIKNSNTPTTFVGLWKSDYTPNPADGTSFFSFTEVKHATYTYPNGAVPLIEDSSVAAGYKAETEDYYGGINPYSSAYYQSDFYVSPNNPDYMLTCREKIWGSEDGGKIWSYKPSYGGSHWADNRYFTTNKAKDSIFFCNDGGLWAIKDTDMFPSAATVTASGLSKNDYMASKVISKNGDICVAEGSQMDVSQLDKGVFMTGGQDLGQMFTRNGRTSHVASADVYRGRIKPTDDSKFITGRLNVKLDGSTDIHSVYDHIDADHFNSERLYGFTNTNQTTKLADVRLVRSPINKDGWLVDGFYGENRANTGGRDWTATNNDWETVNISSTGITDLKPGTFEQSKANGEIAFLGDEVGKKLFITENLSATTPTWVELTNAPKSTIYRLATHPYNENIIVAATSIGVYISKDKGQTWNVRANVPETKLKGVLIDKTTAEGIYVYTSLTVYYIDETRSEWKEFNKGLPLQNLTDMRIAYYANNDNRLYVSKYGRGVWSTSLQSVLDKNTNKPVADFAIHGLSKKTFSVGDTLKLISHASNATSLQWTIENGADVKNIADEEAPEAKLLNGGFYKVTLLATNANGSHTKIEENYIQVIAESTALSCTPTNSATLNWYRYLYKIKVDNDEYLNSEQDNYAKLDKVFTVEKGENIPIYIEDSHVDSNGNFNHYIKVWIDYNNDGDFDDANEEIATSGGRVENFTANFTVPSTALVGQKLNMRVVGLESSDAPISCQETGSRHVLDLGIIFKSKIVNSISHTLLTNNSVKLENNFTGANNIVKAGFVYSTLDTELTTENSHSILSSASLTNDDSFETDLIDLDYNRKYYYKAFIIDDSGKSYSERKSFQLAAFSMPSLECVAALNLDNNSWELKGVVYPNNNLFDELKIEYGVSDFSNSVTFDATSYATNKKFNIDTEITIDPANIYQYKVTGVLNGKSYSSNILTIDDNKTFCTPTADYNQWYRRIASVVFNGVTTNSSGSGDYEDFSSTIFKVSEGKTYPITITDSYSPGYDLGYVVYIDYNNDGDFDDSNEIALSGSDGESFTGNIVIPTEDIIFNTNLRMRVVGYTDFVTPCKAGVGQFEDYTINVVRNIWNGTTSTDWDVATNWSTGEVPTTGSNVIIPANVTNKPIASGAITLNKLTLLENASLTVQGAVTNTDIISIESGASFIAKESVSGVVKYTRFLPAKNKWYLAAPPVSNVDLEELIENTVFAKGTGTNIGIATYNTNSDSWSYSSTNSTGSLTSAEGYSMRLAGPGSVSFTGNMQTLNSLTIPIDNPGQGYNLIGNPYASYIPVNNSADSNYNLLKMNDADNDFLAETTLWFWDQSLNSGQGAYNALNHASSKRYVAPGQAFFVKANGNHNFIFSEDMQSHQETDVFNRSSEDRLEIELTVSDGTNSSKTEIYYINGTTTGWDNGYDSSIFNSSNSNLTVYTELVSDNNGEKLQIQSLPNSNYKEMVIPVSLKGKAGTSVTFKIDAINIPTDLNVILEDKELETFTILESTTNEYTVSLANDNLIDNRFYIHVNTPSILSSESFITENIKIFTINKNEKLRVTGIFNGLNTLKIFNVEGKQVYSSTFTGSGKNDIQLPILSSGVYVVNIINNVEGKKVSKKLLLQ, from the coding sequence ATGAAAAAAGTATTACTCCTAATTGTATTATCAATTTTTGCATTCTCTTGCAATCAACAATCCAAAAAAGAATTAATTTTTTTAAATAAAAACGCTTACGATTATCCAGTTTGGCAAGATATGCTAACACAAGATAAAGTAAAGTTTTCTGATGTTATTTTAGCATTTAAAGCATACAGATCTAACAATATTGTAGATAAAGAAACTTTAGAACATTTCGAGAAATTCGAAAAAAGAATAAAACCAACTTTAGATAGTGATGGGTATTTGTTTTCTGAATCAGCAAAATATAAAAGATTAGAAGCATATAGAAATGCAACTAAAAACCTAGATCAACAATCAACTATAACAAATAGTTTGTCTTCTGCAACTTCAATTAGTTTTGGTGTTCCTAACAATGCAAGTTTAGGGAAATGGAAGAATATTGGTCCTTTTGGTGACCCAGATGTAAAATGGTCTGCAACTGGAAATGGTTCTTTAGAACACGTGGAATTTCATCCAACAAATCCTGCAGAAATGTATGTTTCAGCTAGAAATGGTGGTTTATGGAAAACAACAAATTATGGTAAGAATTGGACACCAATGACAGATCATTTTGCAACAGATAATGTTTCTTGTTTGTCAATTTCTAAAAAAGACCCAACCATTTTTTACATGGGAGCAGGTGAAGATAAAAAAGTTTGGTATTCATCAGACTCTGGTTCTACTTGGGAAGATAGAAGCACAGGTATAGCAGGAACAATTTATGGACTTTATTCTGCACCTGATGACGAAACTAAAGTATTAGCTGCAACTACAGAAGGTATTTATTTAACAACAAATTCTGGAACTTCTTGGACACAGAAAGTAGCAGGAAGATATTTAGATATTAGGCTTACAGATAATTGGGATTTAATTGTAGCAACTACAGATAATAATAATGATGCTACAGGTTACAAAGATTTCTTTTTTTCTAAAGACGAAGGTGTAACTTTTACAGAACAAACTGTAACTACTGCAATCGATAAAATTAATAGATTTTTCTTGGCAATTCATAAACCAACATCTGGTGCAACCCAAGTTTTTGCATATGGAATAAAAAATTCGAATACACCAACTACATTTGTTGGTTTATGGAAATCAGATTATACACCAAATCCAGCAGATGGAACATCTTTTTTTAGTTTTACAGAAGTTAAACATGCTACATATACATATCCTAATGGAGCAGTTCCTCTAATTGAAGATAGTTCTGTAGCAGCAGGTTATAAAGCAGAAACAGAAGATTATTATGGAGGTATAAATCCATATTCTTCTGCATATTATCAGAGTGATTTTTATGTAAGTCCAAACAACCCAGACTATATGCTTACTTGTAGAGAAAAAATTTGGGGATCTGAAGATGGTGGTAAAATTTGGAGTTATAAGCCAAGTTATGGTGGAAGTCATTGGGCAGATAATAGATATTTTACAACAAACAAGGCAAAAGATTCTATCTTTTTCTGTAATGATGGTGGTTTGTGGGCAATTAAAGACACAGATATGTTTCCAAGTGCTGCAACAGTTACAGCTTCTGGTTTAAGTAAAAACGATTATATGGCTTCTAAAGTCATTTCTAAAAATGGAGATATTTGTGTTGCAGAAGGTTCTCAAATGGATGTTAGCCAGCTAGATAAAGGAGTTTTTATGACTGGTGGACAAGATTTAGGGCAAATGTTTACCAGAAATGGAAGAACTTCTCATGTGGCATCTGCAGATGTTTATAGAGGAAGAATAAAGCCAACAGACGACAGTAAATTTATAACGGGTAGATTAAATGTAAAATTAGATGGAAGTACAGATATTCATTCTGTGTATGATCATATAGATGCAGATCATTTTAATTCAGAAAGATTATATGGTTTTACAAACACAAATCAAACTACAAAACTAGCAGATGTGCGTTTAGTAAGATCGCCTATAAATAAAGACGGTTGGTTGGTAGATGGTTTTTATGGAGAAAATAGAGCAAACACTGGAGGTAGAGATTGGACTGCAACAAATAATGATTGGGAAACTGTAAACATTTCTTCTACAGGAATAACAGATTTAAAACCTGGTACTTTCGAGCAATCTAAAGCAAATGGCGAAATTGCATTTTTAGGAGATGAAGTAGGGAAAAAATTATTTATTACAGAAAACTTGTCTGCAACAACCCCAACTTGGGTAGAACTTACAAACGCACCAAAATCGACTATTTATAGATTGGCAACACATCCTTATAACGAAAATATTATTGTTGCTGCAACAAGTATTGGTGTATATATATCTAAAGATAAAGGACAAACTTGGAATGTTAGAGCAAATGTGCCTGAAACAAAACTAAAAGGAGTTTTAATTGATAAAACAACAGCAGAGGGTATTTATGTGTACACAAGTTTAACCGTTTATTATATAGATGAAACCAGGTCAGAGTGGAAAGAATTTAATAAAGGATTACCATTACAAAACCTTACAGATATGCGAATAGCATATTATGCAAATAATGATAATAGGTTATATGTTTCTAAATACGGAAGAGGAGTTTGGTCTACAAGTTTACAATCTGTACTAGATAAAAACACAAATAAACCCGTAGCAGATTTTGCAATTCACGGTTTAAGTAAAAAAACATTTTCAGTAGGAGATACTTTAAAATTGATTAGTCATGCTTCAAATGCAACAAGTTTGCAATGGACAATTGAAAATGGGGCAGATGTAAAAAATATTGCAGATGAAGAAGCTCCTGAAGCAAAATTACTAAATGGAGGTTTTTACAAAGTTACTTTGTTAGCAACAAATGCTAATGGTTCTCATACAAAAATTGAAGAAAATTATATACAAGTTATTGCAGAATCAACTGCTTTAAGTTGTACACCAACAAATAGTGCTACATTAAATTGGTACAGATATTTATATAAGATAAAAGTAGATAATGATGAGTATTTAAACTCAGAGCAAGATAATTATGCTAAACTAGATAAGGTTTTTACAGTAGAAAAAGGCGAAAATATACCAATTTACATAGAAGATAGCCACGTAGATTCTAATGGGAATTTTAACCATTATATAAAGGTTTGGATAGATTATAACAACGATGGCGATTTTGATGATGCAAATGAAGAAATAGCAACTTCTGGTGGTAGAGTAGAAAACTTTACCGCAAATTTTACAGTGCCTTCAACAGCATTAGTTGGGCAGAAATTAAACATGAGAGTAGTTGGTTTAGAAAGTTCTGATGCACCTATTTCTTGTCAAGAGACAGGATCAAGACATGTATTAGATTTAGGTATCATTTTTAAATCAAAAATTGTTAATTCTATATCGCACACATTATTAACTAATAATAGTGTAAAATTAGAAAACAACTTTACGGGTGCAAATAATATAGTAAAAGCTGGTTTTGTATATTCTACTTTAGATACAGAGTTAACAACAGAAAATTCTCATTCTATTTTATCTTCTGCAAGTCTTACTAACGATGATTCTTTTGAAACAGATTTAATAGATTTAGACTACAATAGAAAATACTATTATAAAGCGTTTATAATAGATGATTCAGGAAAATCATATAGTGAAAGAAAAAGTTTTCAACTAGCAGCATTTTCAATGCCTTCTTTAGAATGTGTTGCTGCTTTAAATTTAGATAACAATTCTTGGGAACTAAAAGGAGTTGTATACCCTAATAATAATCTTTTTGATGAGTTAAAAATAGAATATGGTGTTTCAGATTTTTCTAATTCTGTAACTTTTGATGCAACTTCTTATGCAACAAATAAGAAATTTAATATTGACACAGAAATAACTATTGACCCTGCAAATATCTATCAATATAAAGTAACAGGTGTTTTAAATGGAAAAAGTTACTCAAGTAATATTTTAACAATAGATGACAACAAAACATTTTGTACGCCAACAGCAGATTACAATCAATGGTATAGAAGAATTGCAAGTGTTGTATTTAATGGTGTTACTACAAATTCTTCAGGAAGTGGAGATTATGAAGACTTTTCAAGTACTATTTTTAAAGTTAGTGAAGGTAAAACATACCCTATAACTATTACTGATTCTTATTCTCCTGGTTACGATTTAGGATATGTGGTTTATATCGATTATAATAATGATGGCGATTTTGATGACAGTAATGAAATTGCTTTATCTGGGTCAGATGGAGAAAGTTTTACCGGTAATATTGTAATTCCTACAGAAGATATTATTTTTAATACCAACTTAAGAATGAGAGTTGTGGGTTATACAGATTTCGTTACCCCTTGTAAAGCTGGAGTTGGTCAATTTGAAGATTATACAATTAATGTTGTAAGAAATATTTGGAACGGAACAACAAGTACAGATTGGGATGTTGCTACAAACTGGTCTACAGGAGAAGTACCAACTACTGGCTCTAACGTAATTATACCAGCCAATGTTACAAACAAGCCAATAGCATCAGGTGCAATAACTTTAAATAAATTAACCCTTTTAGAAAATGCAAGTTTAACTGTACAAGGAGCAGTAACTAATACAGATATTATAAGTATTGAATCTGGAGCTTCATTTATAGCAAAAGAAAGTGTTTCTGGTGTTGTAAAATATACTCGCTTTTTACCAGCAAAAAATAAATGGTATTTAGCTGCACCTCCAGTTTCTAATGTAGATTTAGAAGAGTTGATAGAGAATACAGTTTTTGCAAAAGGTACTGGAACAAATATTGGTATTGCTACCTATAATACAAATTCAGACTCGTGGAGTTATTCATCAACAAATTCTACAGGTTCTTTAACTTCTGCAGAAGGTTATTCAATGAGGTTAGCTGGTCCTGGAAGTGTTTCTTTTACAGGAAATATGCAAACATTAAACAGTTTAACTATTCCTATAGATAATCCTGGTCAAGGATATAATTTAATTGGAAATCCATATGCATCCTATATACCTGTAAATAATAGTGCAGATTCTAATTACAATTTGTTAAAAATGAATGATGCAGATAATGATTTTCTTGCAGAAACTACATTGTGGTTTTGGGATCAATCTTTAAATAGTGGGCAAGGAGCTTATAATGCTTTAAATCATGCTTCATCTAAACGCTATGTTGCACCAGGACAAGCATTTTTTGTAAAAGCTAATGGAAATCATAACTTTATTTTTTCTGAAGATATGCAAAGTCATCAAGAAACAGATGTATTTAATAGAAGTTCAGAAGATAGGTTAGAAATAGAATTAACTGTTTCTGATGGAACAAATTCCTCTAAAACTGAAATCTATTACATTAATGGAACAACTACAGGTTGGGACAATGGTTACGATTCTTCCATTTTTAATAGTTCAAACAGTAATTTAACTGTTTATACCGAATTAGTTTCAGATAATAATGGAGAAAAACTTCAAATTCAATCTTTACCTAATAGTAATTATAAAGAAATGGTAATTCCTGTTTCTCTTAAAGGAAAAGCGGGTACTAGCGTAACTTTTAAAATTGATGCTATAAACATACCTACAGATTTAAATGTTATTCTAGAAGATAAAGAATTAGAAACTTTTACAATATTAGAAAGCACTACTAATGAATATACGGTTAGTTTAGCTAATGATAACTTAATAGACAATCGTTTTTACATTCATGTAAATACACCAAGTATATTATCATCAGAAAGTTTTATTACAGAGAATATTAAAATTTTCACTATAAATAAAAACGAAAAATTAAGAGTAACAGGAATTTTTAATGGATTAAATACTCTTAAAATATTTAATGTTGAAGGAAAACAAGTTTACAGTTCTACCTTCACTGGATCTGGAAAAAATGATATTCAATTACCTATTTTATCTTCAGGAGTTTATGTAGTAAATATTATAAATAATGTTGAAGGAAAAAAGGTAAGTAAAAAATTATTACTTCAATAA
- a CDS encoding peptidoglycan-binding domain-containing protein, translating to MKQLIILLLLIIAFFIGFGKYQQYKRYNTPKLEYKTDKKIDTECHNQNLVFNYFNAIEDLNSWVKLQWTANDIDVVTPEDDDIETKYAVKKYADKLAKVKYYEARLEKLALLKEQGLSNKEIKFLEETGTDLKTHLQEQELASYKNRMKTLFSDSKKIVYNQKTALIFEVQKLLVKNGFNIAVDGIYRAETSNAIKSFEEKNNLFADGKLDVLTLDALLK from the coding sequence ATGAAACAATTAATTATACTTTTACTACTTATTATTGCTTTTTTTATTGGGTTTGGAAAATACCAACAATACAAAAGATACAATACACCAAAATTAGAATATAAAACAGATAAGAAAATAGACACAGAATGTCATAATCAAAATTTAGTTTTTAATTACTTTAATGCTATAGAAGATTTAAATAGTTGGGTTAAACTTCAATGGACTGCAAATGATATTGATGTTGTGACTCCAGAAGATGATGATATAGAAACTAAATATGCAGTAAAAAAATATGCCGATAAATTAGCCAAAGTTAAATACTACGAAGCTAGATTAGAAAAATTGGCCCTTTTAAAAGAACAAGGACTTTCTAATAAAGAAATAAAGTTTTTAGAAGAAACAGGAACGGATTTAAAAACTCATTTACAAGAACAAGAATTAGCTTCTTATAAAAACAGAATGAAAACATTATTTAGTGACTCAAAAAAAATTGTTTATAACCAAAAAACTGCTCTAATTTTTGAAGTGCAAAAACTATTGGTTAAAAATGGTTTTAATATTGCTGTAGATGGAATTTACAGAGCAGAAACTTCTAATGCAATTAAATCTTTCGAAGAAAAAAACAACCTTTTTGCTGATGGTAAATTAGATGTTTTAACTTTAGATGCTTTGTTGAAATAA
- a CDS encoding metallophosphatase domain-containing protein gives MKIVLISDTHGNHNFIIPEGDILIHAGDVSLRGTKKEIDSFIDWFQKQPHKHKIFIAGNHDFYFEEALKNNIKINDTNLNYLNDSGCEIEGIKFWGSPIQPTFFNWAFNRERGEEIKKYWDLIPNDTDVLITHGPPHKILDLTKNGEYVGCEELKKKVLEIKPKLHVFGHIHEAYGKTVRNKTTFVNASLLDDKYRNVNAPIVIDI, from the coding sequence ATGAAAATTGTTCTAATTTCTGATACACATGGCAACCATAATTTTATAATTCCAGAAGGTGATATTTTAATTCATGCTGGCGATGTTTCTTTAAGAGGTACAAAAAAAGAAATAGACAGTTTTATAGACTGGTTTCAAAAACAACCACATAAACATAAAATTTTTATTGCTGGTAATCATGATTTTTATTTTGAAGAAGCTTTAAAAAACAACATAAAAATAAACGATACAAATCTTAATTATTTAAATGATTCTGGTTGTGAAATCGAAGGTATAAAATTCTGGGGTTCTCCTATTCAACCTACATTCTTTAACTGGGCTTTTAACCGAGAACGAGGTGAAGAAATAAAAAAATATTGGGATTTGATTCCTAATGATACAGATGTTTTAATAACTCATGGGCCTCCACATAAAATTCTAGATCTTACAAAAAATGGAGAATATGTAGGTTGTGAAGAACTAAAAAAGAAAGTTTTAGAAATTAAACCAAAACTACACGTATTTGGTCATATTCATGAGGCTTATGGTAAAACCGTTAGAAATAAAACTACTTTTGTAAATGCTTCTTTGTTGGATGATAAATATAGGAATGTAAATGCTCCTATTGTAATTGATATATAG
- the prfH gene encoding peptide chain release factor H, which yields MKTKIIQISAGKGPLECAFVVAKVLKIFLKELTNNKIDYTILHKENGIENGTVQSVSIQIEGKNLADFTANWLGTIQWIGTSTFRKFHKRKNWFIGCFEVESSKLLEINENEIQFQAIRSSGAGGQHVNKVSSAIRAKHISTGIQVLVMDSRSQHQNKKIAIQRLQQKVAEFNSEQQKEQFKNQWENHQEIERGNPIRVFKGSDFKQINKEKSFKNKRNQLKKDLRKQIE from the coding sequence ATGAAAACTAAAATAATACAAATATCAGCAGGAAAAGGCCCTTTAGAATGTGCTTTTGTGGTTGCAAAAGTGTTAAAAATATTCCTAAAAGAATTGACAAACAATAAGATTGATTATACAATTCTCCACAAAGAAAACGGAATAGAAAATGGCACTGTGCAATCTGTAAGTATACAAATTGAAGGAAAAAATCTTGCTGATTTTACAGCAAATTGGTTGGGTACCATTCAATGGATTGGCACATCAACATTTAGAAAATTTCACAAACGTAAAAACTGGTTTATTGGTTGTTTCGAAGTTGAAAGTTCTAAATTATTAGAAATTAACGAGAATGAAATTCAATTTCAAGCAATAAGAAGCTCTGGAGCAGGAGGTCAGCATGTAAATAAAGTAAGTTCTGCAATAAGAGCAAAACATATTTCAACCGGAATTCAGGTTTTGGTTATGGATAGCAGGTCTCAACATCAAAATAAAAAAATAGCGATACAGAGATTGCAACAAAAAGTAGCCGAATTTAATTCAGAACAACAAAAAGAACAGTTTAAAAATCAGTGGGAAAATCATCAAGAAATTGAAAGAGGAAACCCAATTAGAGTTTTTAAAGGAAGTGATTTTAAACAAATAAACAAAGAAAAATCTTTTAAAAACAAGAGAAATCAGTTGAAAAAGGATTTAAGAAAACAAATAGAATAA
- a CDS encoding RtcB family protein, with product MGNKLKGKDLIKLGFPKNNSINIALGQISRYRKREKKERILEEAKEVLKTPEKFQGNAIWGKVAEGLVKPVEVKMHQLRNTRVPFSIYGENEIDEQAKFQLYDALKLPIAVQGALMPDAHYGYGLPIGGVLATDNAVIPYGVGVDIGCRMCLTIYPISISFLKGKVHQFENILKNHTKFGMRETHDKKQDHEIFYRDEFIEIPLVKRLKDKAFKQLGTSGGGNHFVEFGTVSITEENNEFGLKIGEYIGVLSHSGSRGLGANIAKHYTYLATKQCPLPKNVQHLAWLDLNTHDGQEYWLAMNLAGDYAKACHDNIHDRIAKELGAKPIAKIENHHNFAWKEMVNDRECIVHRKGATPAKNGELGIIPGSMTASGFIVRGLGNKESLQSASHGAGRKFSRKKCKEKFTKSDIKHQLNMNNITLIGGGIDEAPMAYKDIKKVMANQQELVEVQGTFTPKIVRMDK from the coding sequence ATGGGAAATAAATTAAAAGGAAAAGACCTCATAAAATTGGGCTTTCCAAAGAATAATAGTATCAATATCGCTTTAGGGCAAATTAGCAGATACAGAAAAAGAGAAAAGAAAGAGCGCATTTTAGAAGAAGCAAAAGAGGTTTTAAAAACACCAGAAAAGTTTCAAGGAAATGCAATTTGGGGCAAAGTTGCAGAAGGTTTGGTAAAACCTGTGGAAGTAAAAATGCATCAATTAAGAAACACGCGAGTTCCGTTTTCTATTTATGGAGAAAATGAAATTGACGAACAAGCAAAGTTTCAATTATACGATGCTTTAAAACTACCAATTGCAGTGCAAGGCGCATTAATGCCAGATGCACATTATGGTTATGGTTTACCAATTGGAGGCGTTTTAGCGACAGATAATGCAGTAATTCCTTATGGAGTTGGCGTGGATATTGGTTGTAGAATGTGTTTGACAATTTATCCGATTTCTATTTCTTTTTTGAAAGGAAAAGTACATCAATTCGAAAACATTTTAAAGAATCATACAAAATTCGGAATGCGAGAAACGCACGATAAAAAGCAAGACCACGAAATATTTTACAGAGATGAGTTTATCGAAATTCCGTTAGTAAAACGTTTAAAAGACAAAGCATTTAAACAGTTAGGAACTTCTGGAGGTGGAAATCATTTTGTGGAATTTGGTACAGTTTCAATCACCGAAGAAAACAACGAATTCGGTTTAAAAATTGGAGAATATATTGGCGTTTTATCACACAGTGGTTCACGTGGTTTGGGCGCAAATATTGCGAAACATTACACGTATTTGGCAACTAAACAGTGTCCATTACCAAAAAATGTGCAGCATTTGGCGTGGTTAGATTTAAACACGCACGATGGACAAGAATATTGGTTGGCAATGAATTTAGCAGGCGATTATGCCAAAGCCTGTCACGATAATATTCACGATAGAATTGCCAAAGAATTGGGTGCAAAACCGATTGCGAAAATTGAGAATCATCACAATTTTGCGTGGAAAGAAATGGTAAATGACAGAGAATGTATTGTGCACAGAAAAGGCGCAACACCAGCTAAAAATGGCGAATTGGGCATCATTCCAGGTTCTATGACAGCGTCAGGTTTTATCGTTCGTGGTTTGGGAAACAAAGAAAGTTTACAGTCGGCTTCACATGGAGCTGGTAGAAAATTTTCTCGTAAAAAGTGTAAAGAAAAGTTCACAAAAAGCGATATAAAACATCAATTGAATATGAACAATATAACACTAATTGGTGGTGGAATTGACGAAGCTCCAATGGCGTACAAAGACATTAAAAAAGTGATGGCAAATCAGCAAGAATTGGTGGAAGTTCAGGGAACATTTACGCCGAAAATAGTAAGAATGGATAAATAA